The following are encoded in a window of Manihot esculenta cultivar AM560-2 chromosome 8, M.esculenta_v8, whole genome shotgun sequence genomic DNA:
- the LOC110620586 gene encoding protein TOPLESS-RELATED PROTEIN 2 isoform X2 produces the protein MSSLSRELVFLILQFLDEEKFKDTVHKLEQESGFFFNMKHFEDQVQAGEWDEVERYLCGFTKVEDNRYSMKIFFEIRKQKYLEALDRQDRAKAVEILCKDLKVFASFNEELFKEITQLLTLDNFRQNEQLSKYGDTKSARNIMLIELKKLIEANPLFRDKLTFPGFKSSRLRTLINQSLNWQHQLCKNPRPNPDIKTLFTDHSCTPTTANGARPPPPTNSPIVGPIPKAGAFPPIGAHGPFQPVVSPSPGAIAGWMSGNNPSLPHPAVAAAPPGLVQPSAAAFLKHPRTPPGMTGIDYQSVDSEHMMKRMRTGQSDEVSFSGVAHTPNIYSQDDLPKTVVRSLNQGSSVMSMDFHPQQQTILLVGTNVGDISLWEVGSRERLAHKPFKVWDLSVASMPLQTALLNDAAISVNRCVWGPDGLMLGVAFSKHLVQIYTYNPTGELRQHLEIDAHVGGVNDIAFAHPNKQLCIVTCGDDKMIKVWDAVAGRRQYTFEGHEAPVYSVCPHHKENIQFIFSTAIDGKIKAWLYDSVGSRVDYDAPGLWCTMMAYSADGTRLFSCGTSKEGESHLVEWNESEGTIKRTFSGFRKRSSGVVQFDTTRSRFLAAGDEFLIKFWEMDNINMLAAVDADGGLPASPRLRFNKEGSLLAVTTSDNGIKILANNDGLRLIRMLDSRAADKNCSPSEPINSKPLILNALGPVSSGIAPVLERSDRIPPAMSISNLGTTDSSRLIDVKPRISDELDKMRSWKIPDIVDPSQLKALRLPDPVATGKVVRLIYTNSGLALLALASNAVHKLWKWQRSDRNQSGKATAYVAPQLWQPPSGTLMNNDISDTKPAEESAACIALSKNDSYVMSASGGKVSLFNMMTFKVMTTFMSPPPAATFLAFHPQDNNIIAVGMEDSSVQIYNVRVDEVKTKLKGHQNRITGLAFSQSLNVLVSSGADAQLCVWSIDGWEKRKSRFIQAPPGRQSPLIGETRVQFHNDQTHLLVVHETQVAIYDSKLECLRSWYPKDTLTAPISSAIYSSDGLLVYTGFCDGAVGVFDADGLRVRCRIAPSAYIPPSVAGNNAYPLVIAAHPSEPNQIALGMSDGAVHVVEPSDVELKWGGPSSQDNGSLPSNSSNPPMSGQQSELPSR, from the exons ATGTCTTCGTTGAGTAGGGAACTGGTGTTTCTAATCTTACAGTTCTTGGATGAGGAGAAGTTCAAGGATACAGTTCATAA GTTAGAGCAAGAGTCTGGTTTTTTCTTCAATATGAAACATTTTGAGGATCAAGTTCAGGCTGGTGAATGGGATGAGGTTGAGCGATATTTGTGTGGGTTCACAAAGGTTGAAGACAATCGCTACTCCATGaagattttttttgaaattaggaAGCAGAAATATTTAGAAGCTCTTGACAG ACAGGATCGGGCAAAAGCTGTTGAGATTCTTTGCAAGGACCTTAAGGTTTTTGCATCCTTCAATGAAGAACTCTTCAAGGAGATAACTCAGTTGCTTACTCTTGATAATTTTAG GCAAAATGAGCAACTTTCCAAATATGGAGACACAAAATCAGCCCGAAACATCATGCTTATAGAACTTAAAAAGCTTATTGAAGCAAACCCACTATTTCGAGACAAGCTTACGTTCCCAGGCTTCAAAAGCTCGCGACTGAGAACTCTAATAAACCAGAG TCTAAATTGGCAACATCAGCTTTGCAAGAATCCTCGTCCAAATCCTGACATCAAAACACTATTCACAGATCATTCTTGCACTCCAACAACTGCTAATGGGGCTCGGCCTCCTCCTCCCACAAACAGCCCCATTGTGGGACCAATTCCCAAGGCTGGTGCATTTCCTCCAATTGGTGCCCATGGT CCATTTCAGCCAGTTGTTTCCCCATCTCCTGGTGCTATTGCTGGTTGGATGTCAGGCAATAATCCGTCTTTGCCTCATCCTGCTGTAGCAGCAGCGCCTCCTGGTCTTGTGCAGCCTAGTGCAG CTGCCTTCTTGAAACACCCAAGGACACCACCAGGTATGACTGGGATTGATTATCAATCAGTTGACTCGGAGCACATGATGAAGCGTATGCGAACCGGCCAATCTGATGAG GTGTCCTTTTCTGGTGTAGCACATACTCCCAATATCTATTCACAGGATGACCTTCCCAAAACTGTGGTGCGGTCCCTTAATCAAGGATCTAGTGTTATGAGCATGGACTTCCATCCGCAGCAACAAACCATCTTGCTAG TTGGGACAAATGTTGGTGACATTAGCCTTTGGGAAGTTGGCTCCCGGGAAAGGTTGGCACATAAACCCTTCAAAGTATGGGATCTCTCAGTTGCTTCAATGCCATTGCAG ACAGCATTGTTGAATGATGCTGCCATATCGGTGAATAGATGTGTCTGGGGGCCAGATGGACTTATGCTTG GGGTTGCGTTTTCAAAACATTTAGTGCAGATTTATACTTACAATCCAACTGGAGAACTGAGACAGCATTTAGAG ATTGATGCCCACGTTGGTGGAGTTAATGATATTGCATTTGCTCATCCCAATAAGCAATTATGCATCGTAACATGTGGTGATGACAAGATGATCAAG GTTTGGGATGCTGTAGCTGGACGCAGACAATATACATTTGAAGGCCATGAAGCTCCTGTGTATTCTGTTTGCCCTCATCACAAAGAAAATATCCAG TTCATTTTTTCTACAGCAATTGACGGGAAGATTAAAGCTTGGCTATATGATTCTGTGGGATCTAGAGTGGATTATGATGCTCCTGGACTTTGGTGTACCATGATGGCATACAGTGCTGATGGGACTAG GCTTTTTTCATGTGGAACAAGTAAAGAAGGTGAATCTCATCTAGTTGAGTGGAATGAGAGTGAAGGAACTATCAAACGGACGTTTTCTGGTTTTAGAAAGCGCTCTTCAGGTGTTGTTCAGTTTGACACAACAAGAAGCCGCTTTTTAGCTGCTGGTGATGAATTTCTGATTAAGTTTTGGGAAATGGATAATATCAACATGTTGGCAGCAGTTGATGCAGATGGGGGCTTACCT GCAAGTCCTAGACTGAGATTCAACAAGGAAGGTTCTTTGTTGGCAGTTACAACTAGTGATAATGGTATCAAAATTTTAGCTAACAATGATGGACTGCGCCTGATAAGGATGTTGGATAGCAGGGCTGCTGATAAAAACTGTAGCCCATCTGAACCTATTAACTCTAAG CCACTGATTCTCAACGCACTTGGACCTGTTTCTTCTGGAATTGCTCCTGTACTAGAACGCTCAGATAGAATCCCACCTGCTATGTCCATTAGCAACCTT GGTACAACGGACAGCAGTAGGCTTATTGATGTTAAACCACGTATTTCGGATGAATTAGACAAGATGAGGAGCTGGAAAATTCCTGACATTGTTGATCCATCTCAATTGAAAGCTCTGCGTTTGCCTGATCCTGTAGCTACTGGCAAG GTTGTGCGGCTGATTTACACAAACTCTGGCTTGGCGCTGTTGGCCCTTGCCTCTAACGCTGTTCATAAACTTTGGAAATGGCAGCGCAGTGACAGGAATCAATCTGGAAAG GCTACTGCATATGTTGCACCACAGTTGTGGCAACCTCCCAGTGGAACTCTTATGAATAATGACATAAGTGATACTAAACCAGCTGAGGAATCTGCCGCATGCATTGCTTTATCTAAAAATGATTCTTATGTCATGTCTGCGTCTGGTGGGAAGGTATCTTTGTTTAACATGATGACATTCAAG GTCATGACGACATTTATGTCCCCACCTCCTGCTGCCACATTTTTGGCATTCCATCCTCAGGATAATAATATTATTGCTGTTGGCATGGAAGATTCTTCAGTGCAAATTTATAATGTCAGAGTTGATGAG GTTAAAACAAAGCTTAAGGGTCACCAAAATCGCATAACAGGACTTGCTTTTTCCCAAAGTTTAAATGTACTGGTGTCTTCTGGTGCTGATGCACAG CTATGTGTGTGGAGCATTGATGGATGGGAGAAAAGGAAATCAAGATTTATACAGGCACCACCGGGTCGCCAATCCCCATTGATTGGCGAAACTAGAGTCCAATTTCACAATGATCAAACACATCTATTGGTTGTCCATGAAACCCAAGTTGCCATTTATGATAGCAAACTTGAATGCTTGCGATCA TGGTATCCAAAGGACACGCTTACTGCCCCCATTTCAAGTGCAATATATTCGAGTGATGGTTTGCTGGTATATACGGGTTTTTGTGATGGAGCTGTTGGAGTTTTTGATGCAGATGGCTTGAGGGTGAGGTGCCGAATAGCACCTTCTGCTTACATACCTCCATCTGTGGCAGG CAACAATGCATATCCTTTGGTGATAGCAGCTCATCCATCTGAGCCCAATCAGATTGCACTTGGCATGAGTGACGGTGCAGTGCATGTGGTTGAACCTTCTGATGTGGAGCTCAAGTGGGGTGGGCCATCCTCTCAAGACAATGGGTCCCTCCCTTCTAATTCATCAAATCCTCCTATGAGTGGTCAACAATCAGAGCTTCCTTCCAGGTGA
- the LOC110620586 gene encoding protein TOPLESS-RELATED PROTEIN 2 isoform X1: MSSLSRELVFLILQFLDEEKFKDTVHKLEQESGFFFNMKHFEDQVQAGEWDEVERYLCGFTKVEDNRYSMKIFFEIRKQKYLEALDRQDRAKAVEILCKDLKVFASFNEELFKEITQLLTLDNFRQNEQLSKYGDTKSARNIMLIELKKLIEANPLFRDKLTFPGFKSSRLRTLINQSLNWQHQLCKNPRPNPDIKTLFTDHSCTPTTANGARPPPPTNSPIVGPIPKAGAFPPIGAHGPFQPVVSPSPGAIAGWMSGNNPSLPHPAVAAAPPGLVQPSAAAFLKHPRTPPGMTGIDYQSVDSEHMMKRMRTGQSDEVSFSGVAHTPNIYSQDDLPKTVVRSLNQGSSVMSMDFHPQQQTILLVGTNVGDISLWEVGSRERLAHKPFKVWDLSVASMPLQQTALLNDAAISVNRCVWGPDGLMLGVAFSKHLVQIYTYNPTGELRQHLEIDAHVGGVNDIAFAHPNKQLCIVTCGDDKMIKVWDAVAGRRQYTFEGHEAPVYSVCPHHKENIQFIFSTAIDGKIKAWLYDSVGSRVDYDAPGLWCTMMAYSADGTRLFSCGTSKEGESHLVEWNESEGTIKRTFSGFRKRSSGVVQFDTTRSRFLAAGDEFLIKFWEMDNINMLAAVDADGGLPASPRLRFNKEGSLLAVTTSDNGIKILANNDGLRLIRMLDSRAADKNCSPSEPINSKPLILNALGPVSSGIAPVLERSDRIPPAMSISNLGTTDSSRLIDVKPRISDELDKMRSWKIPDIVDPSQLKALRLPDPVATGKVVRLIYTNSGLALLALASNAVHKLWKWQRSDRNQSGKATAYVAPQLWQPPSGTLMNNDISDTKPAEESAACIALSKNDSYVMSASGGKVSLFNMMTFKVMTTFMSPPPAATFLAFHPQDNNIIAVGMEDSSVQIYNVRVDEVKTKLKGHQNRITGLAFSQSLNVLVSSGADAQLCVWSIDGWEKRKSRFIQAPPGRQSPLIGETRVQFHNDQTHLLVVHETQVAIYDSKLECLRSWYPKDTLTAPISSAIYSSDGLLVYTGFCDGAVGVFDADGLRVRCRIAPSAYIPPSVAGNNAYPLVIAAHPSEPNQIALGMSDGAVHVVEPSDVELKWGGPSSQDNGSLPSNSSNPPMSGQQSELPSR; encoded by the exons ATGTCTTCGTTGAGTAGGGAACTGGTGTTTCTAATCTTACAGTTCTTGGATGAGGAGAAGTTCAAGGATACAGTTCATAA GTTAGAGCAAGAGTCTGGTTTTTTCTTCAATATGAAACATTTTGAGGATCAAGTTCAGGCTGGTGAATGGGATGAGGTTGAGCGATATTTGTGTGGGTTCACAAAGGTTGAAGACAATCGCTACTCCATGaagattttttttgaaattaggaAGCAGAAATATTTAGAAGCTCTTGACAG ACAGGATCGGGCAAAAGCTGTTGAGATTCTTTGCAAGGACCTTAAGGTTTTTGCATCCTTCAATGAAGAACTCTTCAAGGAGATAACTCAGTTGCTTACTCTTGATAATTTTAG GCAAAATGAGCAACTTTCCAAATATGGAGACACAAAATCAGCCCGAAACATCATGCTTATAGAACTTAAAAAGCTTATTGAAGCAAACCCACTATTTCGAGACAAGCTTACGTTCCCAGGCTTCAAAAGCTCGCGACTGAGAACTCTAATAAACCAGAG TCTAAATTGGCAACATCAGCTTTGCAAGAATCCTCGTCCAAATCCTGACATCAAAACACTATTCACAGATCATTCTTGCACTCCAACAACTGCTAATGGGGCTCGGCCTCCTCCTCCCACAAACAGCCCCATTGTGGGACCAATTCCCAAGGCTGGTGCATTTCCTCCAATTGGTGCCCATGGT CCATTTCAGCCAGTTGTTTCCCCATCTCCTGGTGCTATTGCTGGTTGGATGTCAGGCAATAATCCGTCTTTGCCTCATCCTGCTGTAGCAGCAGCGCCTCCTGGTCTTGTGCAGCCTAGTGCAG CTGCCTTCTTGAAACACCCAAGGACACCACCAGGTATGACTGGGATTGATTATCAATCAGTTGACTCGGAGCACATGATGAAGCGTATGCGAACCGGCCAATCTGATGAG GTGTCCTTTTCTGGTGTAGCACATACTCCCAATATCTATTCACAGGATGACCTTCCCAAAACTGTGGTGCGGTCCCTTAATCAAGGATCTAGTGTTATGAGCATGGACTTCCATCCGCAGCAACAAACCATCTTGCTAG TTGGGACAAATGTTGGTGACATTAGCCTTTGGGAAGTTGGCTCCCGGGAAAGGTTGGCACATAAACCCTTCAAAGTATGGGATCTCTCAGTTGCTTCAATGCCATTGCAG CAGACAGCATTGTTGAATGATGCTGCCATATCGGTGAATAGATGTGTCTGGGGGCCAGATGGACTTATGCTTG GGGTTGCGTTTTCAAAACATTTAGTGCAGATTTATACTTACAATCCAACTGGAGAACTGAGACAGCATTTAGAG ATTGATGCCCACGTTGGTGGAGTTAATGATATTGCATTTGCTCATCCCAATAAGCAATTATGCATCGTAACATGTGGTGATGACAAGATGATCAAG GTTTGGGATGCTGTAGCTGGACGCAGACAATATACATTTGAAGGCCATGAAGCTCCTGTGTATTCTGTTTGCCCTCATCACAAAGAAAATATCCAG TTCATTTTTTCTACAGCAATTGACGGGAAGATTAAAGCTTGGCTATATGATTCTGTGGGATCTAGAGTGGATTATGATGCTCCTGGACTTTGGTGTACCATGATGGCATACAGTGCTGATGGGACTAG GCTTTTTTCATGTGGAACAAGTAAAGAAGGTGAATCTCATCTAGTTGAGTGGAATGAGAGTGAAGGAACTATCAAACGGACGTTTTCTGGTTTTAGAAAGCGCTCTTCAGGTGTTGTTCAGTTTGACACAACAAGAAGCCGCTTTTTAGCTGCTGGTGATGAATTTCTGATTAAGTTTTGGGAAATGGATAATATCAACATGTTGGCAGCAGTTGATGCAGATGGGGGCTTACCT GCAAGTCCTAGACTGAGATTCAACAAGGAAGGTTCTTTGTTGGCAGTTACAACTAGTGATAATGGTATCAAAATTTTAGCTAACAATGATGGACTGCGCCTGATAAGGATGTTGGATAGCAGGGCTGCTGATAAAAACTGTAGCCCATCTGAACCTATTAACTCTAAG CCACTGATTCTCAACGCACTTGGACCTGTTTCTTCTGGAATTGCTCCTGTACTAGAACGCTCAGATAGAATCCCACCTGCTATGTCCATTAGCAACCTT GGTACAACGGACAGCAGTAGGCTTATTGATGTTAAACCACGTATTTCGGATGAATTAGACAAGATGAGGAGCTGGAAAATTCCTGACATTGTTGATCCATCTCAATTGAAAGCTCTGCGTTTGCCTGATCCTGTAGCTACTGGCAAG GTTGTGCGGCTGATTTACACAAACTCTGGCTTGGCGCTGTTGGCCCTTGCCTCTAACGCTGTTCATAAACTTTGGAAATGGCAGCGCAGTGACAGGAATCAATCTGGAAAG GCTACTGCATATGTTGCACCACAGTTGTGGCAACCTCCCAGTGGAACTCTTATGAATAATGACATAAGTGATACTAAACCAGCTGAGGAATCTGCCGCATGCATTGCTTTATCTAAAAATGATTCTTATGTCATGTCTGCGTCTGGTGGGAAGGTATCTTTGTTTAACATGATGACATTCAAG GTCATGACGACATTTATGTCCCCACCTCCTGCTGCCACATTTTTGGCATTCCATCCTCAGGATAATAATATTATTGCTGTTGGCATGGAAGATTCTTCAGTGCAAATTTATAATGTCAGAGTTGATGAG GTTAAAACAAAGCTTAAGGGTCACCAAAATCGCATAACAGGACTTGCTTTTTCCCAAAGTTTAAATGTACTGGTGTCTTCTGGTGCTGATGCACAG CTATGTGTGTGGAGCATTGATGGATGGGAGAAAAGGAAATCAAGATTTATACAGGCACCACCGGGTCGCCAATCCCCATTGATTGGCGAAACTAGAGTCCAATTTCACAATGATCAAACACATCTATTGGTTGTCCATGAAACCCAAGTTGCCATTTATGATAGCAAACTTGAATGCTTGCGATCA TGGTATCCAAAGGACACGCTTACTGCCCCCATTTCAAGTGCAATATATTCGAGTGATGGTTTGCTGGTATATACGGGTTTTTGTGATGGAGCTGTTGGAGTTTTTGATGCAGATGGCTTGAGGGTGAGGTGCCGAATAGCACCTTCTGCTTACATACCTCCATCTGTGGCAGG CAACAATGCATATCCTTTGGTGATAGCAGCTCATCCATCTGAGCCCAATCAGATTGCACTTGGCATGAGTGACGGTGCAGTGCATGTGGTTGAACCTTCTGATGTGGAGCTCAAGTGGGGTGGGCCATCCTCTCAAGACAATGGGTCCCTCCCTTCTAATTCATCAAATCCTCCTATGAGTGGTCAACAATCAGAGCTTCCTTCCAGGTGA